The genome window ATCCGGGCCAGCAGACGGAGAATCTTGCGCTGGTACTTCAATACCAGCAGATCAAATGCCTTTTTGTCGCCGCGCTGAACGCGGGCGACCAATTCAGCGTCGACTTCGCGTTCGCTCATGACGCCTCCCGCAGGGGGGCCGCCGGGCGCGCGTGCTGCGCCGGGCCCGTCAGCAGGCAAAGGCGCCGCCAGGACTCGGGGCGCAACGTCCGTTGCCAGACGGTGAGAGTGATTTTGCTATTGGTAAAGGCCGTACTCCCGGTGGGCAAGGGCTGCAGAGTCAGCGTCAGCCAGTGGGCGCCACGCTGCTGGTTTAGCAGCGCTGCGTCTTGCCAGCCTTGCGGCTGGCGAACCTGCCAACGGCCAGCCCCGGTTGCCGTACGTAATGCCGATACAGGGGACAGGCTGCTCCGTGCCGAGTGTAACAGCCCGGCAGGCACAAGCAGCAGTGCGATCGCCGCACCCGCTGCCCATGCCATGCCGATCCAGAGCGCTGCCGTCAGCGCGCAGGCCCCCGAAAAGGCCCACGCCAGACCGGCAAGCGCGCGTACACGCCACGGCCGCCGGACAGGCACGCGAAACGACCAGCGCCCTGCGACCGTGCCTTCCAAATCAGACCCGGCGAACGGCCATGGAGCCGTTAGTGCCGCCGAAACCGAACGAGTTGGACAGGCCGACCTCGATCTTCATGGGCCGCGCCTCGTTGGCGCAGTAATCCAGATCACATTCCGGATCTTGATTGAAGATGTTGATCGTGGGTGGCGACACCTGGTTGTACACCGCCAAGGTGGTGAACACGGCCTCGATACCGCCAGCCGCGCCGAGCAAGTGCCCGGTCATGGACTTGGTCGAGTTGACCACCAGTTTCTTCGCGTGATCGCCGAAAGCCAGCTTCAGCGCTTCGGTTTCGTTCTTGTCGCCCAAAGGCGTAGACGTACCGTGCGCGTTGACATACTGGATTTCGTCCGCATTCAGGCCACCGTTACGCAGGGCGTTGATAACGCCGCGGCGCGGACCATCCTTATCGGGGGCCGTAATGTGGTGGGCGTCCGAGCTCATGCCGTAGCCTGCAAGCTCGCCATAAATGCGCGCGCCGCGCTTCTTGGCATGCTCGTACTCTTCCAGCACCAGAACGCCGGCGCCTTCACCCAGCACGAAACCATCGCGGTCGCGATCCCAGGGACGCGAGGCCGTCTGAGGATCATCGTTGCGGGTCGACAGGGCTCGCATGGCAGCAAAACCACCAATGCCCAGCGGCGATACGGTCGACTCAGCGCCGCCCGCCACCATGACATCCGCATCGCCGTATTCGATCAGACGCGCAGCGTCGCCGATGCAATGCAGGCCGGTGGTGCACGCGGAAACGACAGCGTAGCTGGGGCCCTTCAGGCCGTAGGCAATGGACAAATGACCGGAGATCAGGTTGATCAGCGAACCCGGCACGAAGAACGGAGAAATCCGTCGCGGACCCTTGGCCATGTACTCGACCTGGGTTTCTTCGATGCGGGGCAAACCGCCGATACCGGAACCCACGATGACACCAATGCGCTCCGCATTGGCTTCAGTGACTTCCAGGCCGCAATCGCGCCAAGCCTGCATTCCGGCAGCCAGGCCGTAATGGATAAACGTATCCATCTGGCGGGCTTCCTTAGCCGAAATATAGGTGCTGATGTCGAAGTCTTTGACTTCGCCAGCAATGTGCGTAGTGATAGCCGAGGGATCGAAACGGGTGATACGGCTGATGCCAGAACGTCCGTTGACGATATTGTCCCAAGCGGTGGTCAGGTCGTTCCCAACGGGAGAAACAATACCTAGGCCGGTGATGACGACACGTCGCTTCACGGATGACTCCTCAAACAGACAAAAGAAAGGCGGCTTTCGGGATGCGCTGCACGTGCAGCCCACGATAAAGCGGGTCGGGCTTTACGACGCCCTTCCCGCACGCGGACCACACGGCAAATTCCTGAAACCGCCCCGTTTCCCGGTTAACCCCGAAATTCATCTCGGGCAACCAGAAGGTATAGGCTGAGCTTACTGCTTACCGTTCGAATTGATGTAGTCAATCGCTTGTTGAACGGTCGTGATCTTTTCGGCCTCTTCGTCGGGGATCTCGGTCTCGAATTCGTCTTCGAGCGCCATGACCAGTTCGACCATGTCGAGCGAATCGGCACCGAGGTCGTCAAGGAAGGAGGATTCGTTCTTGATCTCGGCTTCGTTGACGCCAAGTTGTTCAGCGACGATCTTCTTGACGCGCTGTTCGATGCTTTCCATGCAGATCTCCAATTGGGAAAAATCCCGCGAATTATAGCCAAGCGCAGAGGAAAGCAACGCCTGACCGTGACAAAAATAACACCGCGCACTGGTTCTGTCGCCCATAAGGGGGCAGGAATACCGGTATGCAGCGTTTCCGGTGAACTGCGCGCTGCCCCGCTGGTCTCCCGGCGATGGC of Achromobacter seleniivolatilans contains these proteins:
- the fabF gene encoding beta-ketoacyl-ACP synthase II; the protein is MKRRVVITGLGIVSPVGNDLTTAWDNIVNGRSGISRITRFDPSAITTHIAGEVKDFDISTYISAKEARQMDTFIHYGLAAGMQAWRDCGLEVTEANAERIGVIVGSGIGGLPRIEETQVEYMAKGPRRISPFFVPGSLINLISGHLSIAYGLKGPSYAVVSACTTGLHCIGDAARLIEYGDADVMVAGGAESTVSPLGIGGFAAMRALSTRNDDPQTASRPWDRDRDGFVLGEGAGVLVLEEYEHAKKRGARIYGELAGYGMSSDAHHITAPDKDGPRRGVINALRNGGLNADEIQYVNAHGTSTPLGDKNETEALKLAFGDHAKKLVVNSTKSMTGHLLGAAGGIEAVFTTLAVYNQVSPPTINIFNQDPECDLDYCANEARPMKIEVGLSNSFGFGGTNGSMAVRRV
- the acpP gene encoding acyl carrier protein; the encoded protein is MESIEQRVKKIVAEQLGVNEAEIKNESSFLDDLGADSLDMVELVMALEDEFETEIPDEEAEKITTVQQAIDYINSNGKQ